In Bacteroidota bacterium, a single genomic region encodes these proteins:
- a CDS encoding nucleotidyl transferase AbiEii/AbiGii toxin family protein, giving the protein MIKEYNSLLKLAKEIQEHFHGFYLAGGTALMLRHKHRVSIDLDFFNHRSFSFAHLAAKTRKLFHVEAEERLDDNIDFFIEGKKVSFVFFPFENSTLLVKYRGIKMASDYDIFLNKIYVAGRRVDPKDSYDAAFLYKMYKWKPDAIKKDFEKKFQGQSYEIFLGALLHFEDYPKLPKWVKSTLIELI; this is encoded by the coding sequence ATGATCAAAGAATATAATTCATTACTCAAACTTGCAAAGGAAATTCAGGAACACTTCCATGGGTTTTACTTAGCCGGTGGAACCGCTCTCATGTTGAGGCATAAGCATCGTGTAAGCATCGATTTAGATTTTTTCAATCATCGCTCATTTTCCTTTGCACATCTCGCAGCGAAAACGAGGAAGCTATTTCACGTCGAAGCAGAAGAGCGGTTAGACGACAATATCGATTTCTTTATTGAGGGCAAGAAGGTTTCATTTGTCTTCTTTCCTTTTGAGAACAGCACCCTATTAGTGAAATATAGAGGCATTAAAATGGCCTCCGATTACGATATATTTCTTAACAAAATTTATGTCGCGGGAAGACGGGTTGACCCGAAAGATTCCTATGATGCAGCATTCTTATACAAGATGTACAAATGGAAACCCGATGCGATTAAGAAAGATTTTGAGAAAAAGTTTCAAGGACAAAGTTATGAGATTTTTCTTGGAGCGCTTCTACACTTTGAAGATTATCCTAAACTCCCTAAATGGGTTAAATCAACTTTAATAGAGTTAATATAA